CAGTATAGATTGCCGCAGCCGCCAAAAGAGACGGTGGGAATTTGAGCATTTCATACTCCACAATAGAAAGCTCAACCAGAAAGAAGGACAGCAGCTCAATCTGTTTTCAGGTCATAAAATTTCACCCAATTAGGAAAGAACTTGATTCATGGGCTAAAAAAAAATGCTGCTCACTCACCTTCTTATCACATTGAGCAGCCTTGAGGAACCTTTGCACAAAGACATATGGTGTTGGTAATGACATATTAAACTGCAATCTGTTAAGCATCAAATTTTCCTGCAGGTTGTGAAGGAAGAAAATGTTTACTTGTTTGATTTGGCCTTTAGGGGGTTAAGAGTTTTGATAAGATATAGAAACTAACAACTTGAAACAGATAATGAAAGTCACCATTTCAAGAACTTCTTTTCTAGTGTAGGCCttgtctgatataagaattaGATCTCCCACGACTGGAACTGAAACCTCCTCATATTTGCATGCTAAGAGCAAAGCAACCAATCCAACCAATTGAAGCTTCTTTCTTACCACTGTTTGTTGTGATAGAAACCTATCTATAAGATTAATTGTAAGAAATAATGTCTCTTTCATGAGTTCAAACTTGTCATGCACCTGTAGATCAGACGAGTAGAATCGTTCAGAATCAGCGCGTTTATTAACATTCTAATTGGTGGTAAACATTTCATTTACCTCAATAAGCCAGTCAACGAGTATAGCTCTCATCTTTTCATTAATGTCAAATTGCTGTGCCATAAGGTTGGGGGAAACACAGCTGAAACTCTGCACAGATTGAGCTGTAGTTAGTCTCCAAACATGAGTGAAATTTCAAGCATATCATGAAATTATTCAAAAACAGCAAATGCTTAATGCAGTGGGAAGTTTGACAACTTGAATTTTCAAGgcacaaaaataataatcagGTTATTGAGAATCAAGCCCGTCTTCATTTGAGGTCACCATACAGACAACCGAGACAGAGCATGAGATTTATCACCTAGAAAACAGTGATAGGATAGATAATAAGAGTTTTTAAGTTTAGTTTTACCTCCATTTTTCTGTAGTAGGCATACATGTCTTCAACATAATCAACGACTGCAAGTGGATTCTTTGAATCACAGCCATCAATGTCCAAAATGGGTTCTTCAATTATATCTTCCATTTCAACCTCCTCCTGACAGATCTTTTATGGTCAATTATGGgttttaatttaagaaatttccataatgagaaagagagagagagatcttCCATTTCAACCTCCTCCTGACAGATTTTGACAGTCAATTATGTGTTTTAATTTGAGAAAtctcagagagagagagagagattaccATCTGATCCGTTTCATCTGGAATTGCTTCCGTTTGTTCTAAAAACATTGGCACTGGATGGTCTGAAGGTGCCTTATTTTCTTTGACATCTACGAATATAGAGTCTCCAAATTCATTTCTGCTTGGGAGTGATGGTTTCTGCTTcttagcctcctgctgaacaTTGTTCGAAGAAATTAGCAGTGCCTTATTAGATAATAAAGAAGAAATTGCAGGTACAgatccatctttttttttttcctttcctgAAAGAGCAAGAGACAGTACCTGTGGACAGTGCTGATGTGTACTTGACAATTGTGCGGCAAACTTCCTAAAATGCCAAATTCAAACTTAACTATTAGTATTTGAAGATAACTTCTCAGTTAAAAGATGAATTACAAATTTTTATGCTCTATACTCTTTGAACTGCTGAAAAGTTATAAAACACTTCACTCAAACTCAATCACTAGCTCATTTAAGAGATCTAGAGGTTCAAATATCTGAATCTTTTTGctcttttctctctttatttGCTCACATCAGCCCAAAAAGAAGGGAAAGTgtaaaaaaaaagggaagatCATGGTTCTAACCTTGTAATCGGTCGATGTGAAGGATGAAGTGGGTTTCTTTCAGGGACTCCATGATTCCTGAATtaaaaaacaacaaaaattcagaagaagaagatgtAGAAGAAGCTAGCCTAAATGAAGCTTCTTAGTCACTAACTAAATAATTAGAGCATCAAGACCATTACTCTGACATCCCTCTCTTGTCAACGACACAAGTACATGCTTTTGCTCCAATAAAATTCTGATTTAACACATTTAAAGCTCTCCTGTTGTTCCTAATCTCCTGCCCAAAATTTCTGCTACCCATCTCAAGCCCTCCTATATAATCCAAGCAAAACAAAATAACCCATGTCAGATCCTGAGGTTTAACAACTATATATATAACCAAACTGTTCACTATGGAGTTCCCTCTAACCTTGAAAACTTGTGGGTTTAATGATAGGATTGTTCTCATCAGATATATTCATTTTTCCAAACCTAGTAGGGAGAAAAAATCTGAAGGAACAATCGCACCCACTAAACAAGAACAATCGCACCCACTAGCTTCTTGAAGAACAATGTGCCTTAAAGATTTGAACTTTAAATACAGTGCATTTAAAAGAGCGTCAAGGCAAGTGAATCTACAAAACCAAGATagataaagaaataaaagagtaaGTTAAACGGGTAAATGAACCTCTTTTCAAATCCAACGGCTAGTGAAATGTGACCGTTAGATCAAGGTATTAGCAAAGACTTTCCTTTGTTGTCCTAACAACGGTCACTCAGTGAGTTGGCATGTGACGTGCATCTGATTTCAAATTATGCATTGGCTGTTGGGTTCATAAAACTTTGCTTTTGGTTTACTCTTTTTGGGTTTCAGCTCCTATGCGCTCTTCCCCACTTGGGCTTTTGTAGGGTCTGTTGACCTTTGCTCCTACGTGTACCAATTAGGTCTCAGCATTTGGAATTTCTtgtattcttttatttgatttgattgtctcattattattattatttcatttattttagagCATCCTGATTTacttgaattattatttttattataattgtgtTTCCTATTAAAGAATTGAGTGGAAACGTCCGATTCTCGATCCTTAAATGTCCGATTCTAGATCCTTAAATTAAAGCTGTGCAGATCAATCAAATCGGTCGGATACttttaaatatctaattaaattttaatagattgaatttatataatcataattaaatttaaaataaatttaaatttaaaaaataataataaatttgaattaatttaaattttatttataagggatttattcattatttaaatttatttatataaataattaatttaatataaaatatatatatatcataataatatttataatattttcatatattttatttaaaaattaaaattaaattttttaaaaaaatattaattcttttaaataaaaaatatttctttatataaagtattaattaaaatatactagaataaatgaatttaaattttatttagataataataattgaattttaaataaatttaaataatttatattaatttttaatcaaatttaaaataaattcttatatcataatataaaatgaatttaaataatttaattttgtaaatatcTTGTCTGTTTAAATATGTCAAATCATGCAACACGCTGAAAATACTTGAAAAGTACtggtaaattttataaaacaattaaattaaaaaaaagtccATCCctgttattaattataattgaatataaagtgaaaaataaatgtcaaggttttttcttaatttaaaaaatattaaattcattGAGAGCCACGAGGGCATAAAAGAGTTGCAAACAAACTCCATTTGAAAAGATGGACAGAACCTAAAGAAGGTATCTAACAAAtagtttttggaaaaaatttcaaatttacccTTAAATTTTCGGGTCCAATTTTaaccaaaataaaaattcaatcccAATGAATCAAAGATTTCCTATTCAGCACAAAAATACCCAACTTCTTATGATTCTCTGTGCGGGCTTGAGTTTCAATCTCATGTAGATGATTTTTCTTGAAGACTCTTCAACCAATAGGGACAATAGATGATTTttccaacaaaataattttggaTTTAAGAACCAAATCTTGTAACCTGTGATTAAGCCTTATGAAAGATATTTCGCAAGGTGGATTAAAAAATTCCCCAACTCATTCTCATTTTGTATATACCTCTTTTGAAGCTGTCATCAAATTGTCAGCGCTTTCATAATTGATTGAGATTTGAATCTCAAACTCAATTGACCTAACGACTAAAGCAAAAGAGTGAAAGAGAGATGGCAAGTAAAAGAATTGAGGAAGTTATGACCACGAGATTCATGAAAAGTGTCAACAAGGTTTGTAATACTGATAAGGTGATGGGAGAGAGTAGAGAGATGTGGGTCTTTAAAGAGGATTCTATCTAACTCTGATTTGAGTTCAAGGGAGCTTTAATGGCAGGTAAGTTAGCATCACTAGGTTTAGAAGTGGCATGAGTTTGGATGTTCAGAGAGGCTTATCTGAGAGCTTAAAGGATCTTATTTCTGAAAATTAATGAGTTGTGGTATTTTTATAATTGCCAAATGTTAATCTTATTGAAAAATaacgaatcgaattaaatattttaatatattatcaaaattatttttaataagaaaataaaacatatgtagtgaataattattaaattttaatataaagtaAATGTGACTGCACATAGTAATCCATCcagatttaaattaataatagcaCAATTTCAACGACTTTAGCAAAATAAGGCTGCTTGAAATGAAGAAATGTTTGGTAGGGGCATGTGTTAAAGCTTTTAAAAGTGGGAGGTGTTTGAAGTTTGGATTATCAAATAGGGAAATTAAA
This is a stretch of genomic DNA from Manihot esculenta cultivar AM560-2 chromosome 2, M.esculenta_v8, whole genome shotgun sequence. It encodes these proteins:
- the LOC110609054 gene encoding G2/mitotic-specific cyclin-2 isoform X2, whose amino-acid sequence is MNISDENNPIIKPTSFQGGLEMGSRNFGQEIRNNRRALNVLNQNFIGAKACTCVVDKRGMSENHGVPERNPLHPSHRPITRKFAAQLSSTHQHCPQEAKKQKPSLPSRNEFGDSIFVDVKENKAPSDHPVPMFLEQTEAIPDETDQMEEVEMEDIIEEPILDIDGCDSKNPLAVVDYVEDMYAYYRKMESFSCVSPNLMAQQFDINEKMRAILVDWLIEVHDKFELMKETLFLTINLIDRFLSQQTVVRKKLQLVGLVALLLACKYEEVSVPVVGDLILISDKAYTRKEVLEMENLMLNRLQFNMSLPTPYVFVQRFLKAAQCDKKIELLSFFLVELSIVEYEMLKFPPSLLAAAAIYTAQCTVYGFKQWSRTSEWHSNYSEDQLLECSRLMVSFHQKAGTGKLTAVYRKYNTSKFGYTSKSEPAVFLLEAQK
- the LOC110609054 gene encoding G2/mitotic-specific cyclin-2 isoform X1; protein product: MNISDENNPIIKPTSFQGGLEMGSRNFGQEIRNNRRALNVLNQNFIGAKACTCVVDKRGMSENHGVPERNPLHPSHRPITRKFAAQLSSTHQHCPQQEAKKQKPSLPSRNEFGDSIFVDVKENKAPSDHPVPMFLEQTEAIPDETDQMEEVEMEDIIEEPILDIDGCDSKNPLAVVDYVEDMYAYYRKMESFSCVSPNLMAQQFDINEKMRAILVDWLIEVHDKFELMKETLFLTINLIDRFLSQQTVVRKKLQLVGLVALLLACKYEEVSVPVVGDLILISDKAYTRKEVLEMENLMLNRLQFNMSLPTPYVFVQRFLKAAQCDKKIELLSFFLVELSIVEYEMLKFPPSLLAAAAIYTAQCTVYGFKQWSRTSEWHSNYSEDQLLECSRLMVSFHQKAGTGKLTAVYRKYNTSKFGYTSKSEPAVFLLEAQK